The stretch of DNA TGGCATTTGGACTTCCGTTTTATTGAGAGTGCTCCTCTGATCGAATTCATGGGCCGAATTGGCGTCTTATTCCTTCTATTCTATTTGGGCTTGGAATTCTCAGTTGGCCGCCTTCTCAAGTCAGGCCGCTCCATTGTCATGGGGGGCACCATATATATCCTAATCAATTTTACCTTAGGATTGTTATTCGGCTGGGGAGCAGGCTTTCCCATTCAGGAAATCCTTGTCGTAGCCGGAATTACGACCATCTCCTCCAGTGCGATCGTTGCCAAAGTATTGGTGGATTTGAAGCGCACAGCTAATCCTGAGACCGAAATGATACTGGGGATTATCATGTTTGAGGATGTGTTTCTGGCCGTCTACATCTCCATCTTGTCCGGATTGGTGCTGAGCGGCTCAAGCACCTTAGGAGGAGTGCTCCTGTCTGCCCTGTTGGCCCTTGGCTTCATGCTGGCCTTATTAATTATTGGCAGGAAGGCGGTCCCCCTTCTAAACAAGCTGCTTAACATCTCTTCAAATGAACTATTTGCTATTGTGATCTTTGCTATATTGTTCACCATAGCAGGATTCTCAGAGACGATCCATGTCGCTGAAGCGATTGGTGCGCTGCTAGTTGGTCTCGTATTGGCCGAGACAGAGCATGTTAAGCGGATTGAGAAGCTGGTCATTCCTTTTCGCGACTTCTTCGGCGCCCTCTTCTTCTTCAGCTTTG from Paenibacillus sp. CAA11 encodes:
- a CDS encoding cation:proton antiporter; the protein is MDHLIFEIGLAITLIALGGLLSAKLRFSVIPFYILIGMAVGPHAWKIWHLDFRFIESAPLIEFMGRIGVLFLLFYLGLEFSVGRLLKSGRSIVMGGTIYILINFTLGLLFGWGAGFPIQEILVVAGITTISSSAIVAKVLVDLKRTANPETEMILGIIMFEDVFLAVYISILSGLVLSGSSTLGGVLLSALLALGFMLALLIIGRKAVPLLNKLLNISSNELFAIVIFAILFTIAGFSETIHVAEAIGALLVGLVLAETEHVKRIEKLVIPFRDFFGALFFFSFGLTIDPTALGGAVWYAIAAVIITLVGNYIAGMLAGRSAGLSPRASSNIGLTIVSRGEFSIILANLGKAGGLLAILQPFAALYVLILAILGPLLTKETKRIYPLLNRIFKFEERNRLRMAKKADANGESTPVNSDQ